From one Rhopalosiphum padi isolate XX-2018 chromosome 2, ASM2088224v1, whole genome shotgun sequence genomic stretch:
- the LOC132922080 gene encoding 2-phosphoxylose phosphatase 1, giving the protein MANVQAVTVRNMARHRYLVYLIIWLCILFPVLYFKISDRPVPDNKTVNTSENSALKYKRPVSRIDYSELTRVCNPPHMIERGDEGDIGLLNNSLTIQGVIILTRHGDRGPMNHVRNIADIDCSMEPDQEFNGYTKFLQNIFFNMSLQFLGPFHGYPLYPPQNNCSISQLTPIGVSQMLKLGRTLRSVYHSLLSVSNSDDIIIYSTKYRRTFQSALAFMYAILSPDVLSKVTFKESDSYSYCFDHCACFNVNNFQMKIKQSSAKRLKSRRVVEKMLKRIHNIVHLMSSSVRVDPYLLRDSIMTYVCHGAPLPCYQDDCITHDNVKQLFNYIDWDLERYAKHGLLRKYGLLKSYGFALNIAMNLLKMVSESKPRLVLYSGHDLTAQYLLAAFGVLNAQTMSPHYASRLVFEVYRNNTVDTTYPGRDFYFRVIFNGKDVTQSVAFCKNHAGSWTDSLIYLCPIEYAIRFIHDDYFTTFNASNYKEACGTRS; this is encoded by the exons ATGGCTAACGTTCAGGCAGTGACCGTCAGAAATATGGCCCGCCACCGATATTTAGTCTACTTGATCATATGGCTGTGCATTCTTTTCCCAG TGTTGTATTTCAAGATTTCTGATCGCCCTGTTCCTGATAATAAGACTGTAAACACGTCCGAAAACTCTGCACTCAAGTATAAAAGACCAGTGTCCAGAATCGATTACAGTGAACTCACTAGAGTGTGTAATCCTCCCCACATGATCGAACGTGGCGATGAAGGAGatattg gcTTGCTAAACAATAGCCTTACAATTCAAGGAGTAATAATACTGACTAGACATGGAGATCGTGGGCCAATGAATCATGTTCGGAATATAGCTGATATAGACTGCAGCATGGAACCTGATCAGGAGTTTAATGGTTATacaaaatttttacaaaacatattcTTCAACATGTCATTACAGTTTTTAGGTCCCTTTCATGGGTACCCGTTATATCCGCCACAAAACAATTGTTCAATAAGTCAACTCACCCCGATTGGTGTGTCCCAAATGCTTAAGCTTGGACGGACCCTACGTTCTGTGTACCACTCTTTGCTTAGTGTTTCTAATTctgatgacataataatatatagtaccaaGTATAGACGTACATTCCAAAGTGCATTGGCGTTTATGTATGCAATTCTGTCACCTGATGTACTATCCAAAGTCACATTCAAGGAAAGTGATAGTTACAGTTATTGTTTTGATCATTGTGCctgttttaatgttaataactttcaaatgaaaataaaacagtCATCTGCAAAACGGTTAAAGAGTCGGAGAGTAGTAGAAAAAATGCTCAAgcgcatacataatatagtacatcTGATGTCCAGTAGTGTACGGGTAGACCCTTACTTACTAAGAGATTCTATTATGACATATGTGTGCCATGGAGCACCGTTGCCTTGCTATCAGGATGATTGTATAACACATGACAATGTTAAACAGCTTTTCAACTACATAGACTGGGACTTAGAACGTTATGCTAAACATGGGCTGTTGAGAAAATATGGACTCTTAAAGTCATATGGTTTTGCATTGAATATTGCAATGAACTTGTTGAAAATGGTATCTGAAAGTAAACCTCGTTTGGTCCTATATTCGGGTCATGACTTGACCGCTCAGTACCTATTAGCTGCCTTTGGAGTTCTCAATGCCCAAACCATGTCACCACACTATGCTTCTCGCCTAGTGTTCGAGGTGTATCGAAACAACACGGTTGACACCACTTATCCTGGCAGAGACTTTTACTTTAGAGTTATTTTCAATGGCAAAGATGTGACCCAATCAGTGGCTTTCTGTAAAAACCATGCAGGTAGCTGGACAGACTCATTAATTTATCTGTGCCCAATAGAGTATGCTATTAGGTTCATACATGACGATTATTTTACCACTTTCAATGCTTCTAACTACAAAGAAGCATGCGGCACTCGTTCTTGA